A window of the Thermoanaerobacter uzonensis DSM 18761 genome harbors these coding sequences:
- a CDS encoding M28 family peptidase, with translation MKSIDYLKELTKFEHRGSATKNERQAAEYILQQLKRMGYKVEKQTFKTTRDNLYMLPLQVGILLFICGFFSLMYGGPLEIAVLLLSLFAISLLLLEVSGKPVETSMMPRFLSQNVFTSFDESRSKRIIVSAHYDTQRGSIMFHPKIVDSLNFIYNISYVGFGLIPIGILFNIFNLKVIASAILYIGLVIVFANIIFVAICEVTGRYTQGANDNGTGVALALALAEYYINHKDKFPDNVDMVFLFTGSEETGERGMKNFIREYRKKLSKETKFIILDNLGTGKVTYLEGEGMIFYKKAGKMLLDIAEEMAKGHAGKVQKMKNLLLPTDALPAMAAGFGAIAFLAKDEKGRLGNYHWHTDTIENVDTQLLSYEEEFFKEYLVKVAERLSNKN, from the coding sequence TTGAAAAGCATTGACTATTTAAAAGAATTAACTAAGTTTGAGCACAGGGGCTCTGCGACAAAAAATGAAAGGCAAGCCGCAGAATATATTTTACAACAATTAAAGAGGATGGGGTATAAAGTTGAGAAGCAGACTTTTAAAACTACAAGAGACAATCTATATATGCTTCCTTTACAAGTGGGTATTTTGCTATTTATTTGCGGTTTTTTCTCATTGATGTACGGCGGACCTTTAGAAATAGCAGTACTTTTACTCAGTTTATTTGCGATAAGCCTTTTGTTATTAGAAGTAAGTGGTAAGCCAGTTGAAACAAGCATGATGCCAAGGTTTTTATCTCAAAATGTTTTTACAAGTTTTGATGAAAGCCGCAGCAAAAGAATAATTGTATCAGCTCATTATGATACGCAAAGAGGCAGTATAATGTTTCATCCTAAGATTGTAGATAGTCTCAATTTTATTTACAACATTTCATATGTGGGTTTTGGGCTTATACCAATTGGAATTTTGTTTAATATTTTCAATTTAAAAGTTATAGCTTCTGCAATATTGTATATTGGACTTGTTATTGTTTTTGCAAATATAATTTTTGTGGCTATATGTGAAGTAACGGGTAGGTACACACAGGGGGCAAATGATAATGGCACAGGGGTAGCTTTAGCTTTAGCATTGGCAGAGTATTATATAAACCATAAAGACAAATTTCCAGATAATGTTGACATGGTATTTTTATTTACTGGCAGTGAAGAAACAGGGGAAAGAGGAATGAAAAATTTCATAAGGGAATACCGTAAAAAACTTTCTAAAGAGACCAAATTCATCATACTTGATAATCTTGGAACTGGTAAAGTTACATACCTTGAGGGGGAAGGAATGATATTTTATAAAAAAGCTGGGAAAATGTTACTTGATATAGCAGAGGAGATGGCAAAAGGTCATGCTGGAAAAGTTCAAAAAATGAAAAATTTGCTCCTCCCTACAGATGCTCTTCCAGCAATGGCCGCTGGATTTGGTGCAATAGCGTTTCTTGCAAAAGATGAAAAGGGAAGACTAGGTAACTACCATTGGCATACAGATACAATAGAAAATGTTGACACACAACTATTAAGTTATGAAGAAGAGTTTTTTAAAGAGTATTTAGTTAAAGTAGCAGAAAGATTAAGTAATAAAAACTAA
- a CDS encoding WD40 repeat domain-containing protein, producing the protein MKKIIFLIVILVVILSGCSDLKTPGEAIKPPKNNMAAIISQDGNLPLWVIRSNGERFFDTGFISNDKIVTLVYKDGGIYLRTYKKSEMIKEKFLGTKADYRILDRALDRFVVKKGETEITLYDDKLNTILNFDVDVQKDAYQKNVLDAILSPDGNVLVISNVHYKDNYPVNGEFILFNKGKIVKKIDKVIPQLANFSDDSSKFLFVDLNSENKANNTFLYNREGNLIKGMKMPIYSSTMRENLNITKVSAALSGDGNAILFSNYYGDGLYIEKLNENKIKIPMATERFYTNKNATKFVIGNYGVSKIYDGYGKLLDYIVVNYGLINDVHFEGNNTFFAVNGTTVPNSKSKDYIGVMDESGNMVWTAKVYDTVAMIRFSPDGKRIMAQSSRFISVYDYHNGKVDVIPRPINGKYPESIWKKLLNEDIDAENAFIFTDELGNIYAAKNRTLTKATKNGNKFWVVDTSKPIKFFALSQNGEMIALAVEGDNGSEIIVYNKSGMVISHKYIRNGHQITSIAVSPDGKYFSYAVSTPENEEYGSFIDLFNDKGYMIWEQKIKSIHVYKLDINKNVVTACFNDGKFSGYLALDFSGKMLYNKDMKNNMPFIKSSRNGQIFFIRSLDDEFAFYNREGMPLSESYTNKGIIQDVLMSEDGKIAVLISYSEDYKKYDITFFNNFKAIKNITSDWGITKAVMTPDGKYVVILSREYSNIMNNANKLTMYDSEGNTLYTYYHKSGIYDISITDDGTNLYLYCADGYVYRYRNK; encoded by the coding sequence TTGAAAAAAATTATTTTTTTAATAGTCATTTTAGTGGTAATTTTATCAGGATGTAGTGATTTAAAAACGCCAGGGGAAGCTATAAAGCCTCCTAAAAATAATATGGCAGCTATCATTTCACAGGATGGAAATTTGCCCCTTTGGGTAATTCGAAGCAATGGAGAAAGGTTTTTCGATACGGGTTTTATATCCAATGACAAAATTGTTACTTTGGTTTACAAAGACGGTGGCATATATTTAAGAACATATAAAAAAAGTGAAATGATTAAAGAAAAGTTTTTAGGTACAAAAGCAGATTACAGAATATTAGATAGGGCTCTAGATAGATTTGTTGTTAAAAAAGGAGAGACGGAAATAACGCTTTATGACGATAAACTAAATACAATTTTAAATTTTGATGTAGACGTTCAAAAAGATGCCTATCAAAAAAATGTATTAGATGCTATATTGTCTCCTGATGGGAATGTTCTTGTTATTTCAAATGTACATTATAAGGACAATTATCCGGTTAATGGGGAATTTATTTTATTTAACAAGGGGAAGATTGTTAAAAAGATAGATAAGGTAATACCACAACTTGCAAATTTTAGTGATGATAGTAGTAAGTTTTTGTTTGTTGATTTAAATAGTGAAAATAAAGCCAATAATACTTTTTTATATAATCGAGAAGGGAATCTGATAAAAGGGATGAAAATGCCCATTTATTCTTCAACAATGAGGGAAAATTTAAATATAACAAAAGTTTCGGCCGCATTATCTGGCGATGGAAATGCAATTTTGTTTTCTAATTATTATGGTGATGGGCTATATATAGAAAAATTAAATGAGAATAAGATAAAAATTCCGATGGCAACAGAACGATTTTACACTAATAAAAATGCGACTAAATTTGTCATAGGCAATTATGGAGTTTCTAAGATTTATGATGGTTATGGAAAACTTTTAGATTATATTGTAGTGAACTATGGGCTTATAAATGATGTACATTTTGAAGGTAACAATACTTTCTTTGCGGTAAATGGAACGACAGTTCCTAATTCAAAGAGTAAAGATTACATAGGTGTTATGGATGAAAGCGGGAATATGGTGTGGACTGCAAAAGTTTATGATACTGTGGCTATGATTAGATTTTCTCCAGATGGTAAAAGAATTATGGCACAGTCATCAAGATTTATATCAGTGTATGACTATCACAATGGTAAAGTAGATGTCATACCTCGTCCTATAAATGGCAAATATCCTGAATCTATTTGGAAAAAACTATTAAATGAAGATATTGATGCAGAAAATGCCTTTATTTTTACAGATGAACTGGGAAATATTTATGCTGCAAAAAATAGAACTTTGACAAAAGCAACAAAGAATGGTAATAAGTTTTGGGTTGTAGATACAAGCAAGCCGATTAAATTTTTCGCTTTGTCTCAAAATGGGGAAATGATCGCTTTAGCTGTAGAAGGTGACAATGGTAGTGAAATTATAGTTTACAATAAGTCTGGAATGGTGATATCTCACAAATATATAAGAAATGGGCATCAAATCACTTCAATTGCAGTATCCCCTGATGGAAAATATTTTTCTTATGCTGTATCCACTCCTGAAAATGAGGAATATGGGTCATTTATAGACTTATTTAATGATAAAGGGTACATGATATGGGAACAAAAAATTAAATCAATACATGTTTATAAATTAGATATAAATAAAAATGTGGTTACTGCATGTTTTAATGACGGTAAATTTTCAGGATATTTAGCTTTAGATTTTAGTGGCAAAATGCTTTATAATAAAGATATGAAAAACAATATGCCTTTTATAAAAAGTTCGAGAAATGGCCAAATATTTTTTATAAGAAGCTTAGATGATGAATTTGCGTTTTATAATAGAGAAGGTATGCCCTTAAGTGAGAGTTATACCAACAAGGGTATTATACAAGATGTATTAATGTCTGAGGATGGTAAAATTGCAGTATTGATATCTTACAGTGAAGATTATAAAAAGTACGATATTACTTTTTTCAATAATTTTAAAGCCATAAAAAATATAACTTCAGATTGGGGTATTACAAAAGCAGTCATGACACCTGATGGAAAGTACGTTGTAATTCTATCGCGGGAATACAGTAATATAATGAATAATGCTAATAAATTGACCATGTATGACAGTGAAGGGAATACGTTATATACCTATTATCATAAGAGTGGTATTTATGATATTTCGATTACAGATGACGGTACGAATTTGTACTTGTATTGTGCAGACGGTTATGTATACAGATATCGCAATAAATAG
- a CDS encoding ArsR/SmtB family transcription factor encodes MEADVYNKAAEYFKALSHPTRIKIIELLSKREMCVCQMMAALNLDQSHVSRHLMVLRANKMVKTRREGTIIFYSLTDENIINIIEKVKNIFLVTK; translated from the coding sequence GTGGAAGCTGATGTATATAATAAAGCTGCCGAATACTTTAAAGCATTATCGCATCCTACAAGAATAAAAATAATAGAGCTTTTAAGCAAGAGGGAAATGTGCGTATGTCAAATGATGGCAGCACTAAATTTAGACCAATCCCATGTATCAAGGCATTTAATGGTATTAAGAGCAAATAAAATGGTAAAAACCAGAAGAGAAGGTACTATAATTTTTTATTCTTTAACAGATGAAAATATCATAAACATTATCGAGAAAGTGAAAAATATCTTTCTTGTCACAAAATAA
- a CDS encoding transglycosylase domain-containing protein has protein sequence MDNNANLKRSERKRHKEKGKNKSTARSILKFIIYAVIILVFAGMGAIGGKVLAIIKNTPPISQEALTAQSQSSIVYAKDSNGQWQRVAILHGADNRLWVPIEKIPKDLQNAFVAIEDQRFYKNNLGIDPIRIIGALIADIKAGGKPVEGASTITQQLVKNTMLSSEKTLTRKIQEAVLAWRLEQKYTKEQILEAYLNTIYLGGPNVNAYGVQAAALAYFGKDVSQLDLAECAMIAGITNNPSLYSPYANLEAATERQHLVLKEMLKQGYITKEQYDKAIAEKLVFKKTNFTTYDHKYFIDQVINDVADELSKKLDISHDEAINKIYNGGLRIYSTMDSRIQNYIEEAFKNPELFPMNSKIKDEVQGAMVVMDWRTGEVKGLVGGRDTSNIVRGFNRATQAYRQPGSSIKPLTVYGPALETGLTAATVVDDVPTTFGNWTPHNYESSTYRGLVTLREALTHSLNIPAVKVVDRVGIATSANYGKKFGLDITKNDMYLPALALGGLYKGVTPLQEAAAYGAIANGGVYTTPITFTKVTDSEGNLILENKPLRHVVLSEQNAYILTSMMQDVVKYGTGTRARLPNMPVAGKTGTTDNYSNAWFSGFTPYYVATVWMGYDNNSISLYDTRTGTRVVGGSYPAQLWKTVMLQIHKDLPYKDFVRPPGIISVTVCKDSGELPTDLCHLDPRGDRTYTEIFVQGTQPTTYCTVHVTAKINSQNGKLATALTPPDLVKDAVFIDPPGRTPEQNAVAADGKYVVPTQYDDTTSILPGNNEPNNAPNTPSDVVPPPSNNGTTQLPPAGEPTTPTNNNGSTPQNPNNEVQSPTNPIPPTNGNKNP, from the coding sequence ATGGATAATAACGCAAATTTAAAGCGCAGTGAAAGAAAAAGGCATAAAGAAAAAGGGAAAAATAAAAGTACAGCAAGAAGTATTTTAAAATTTATAATATATGCCGTTATAATCTTAGTATTTGCAGGGATGGGGGCAATTGGCGGAAAAGTTTTAGCTATAATAAAAAATACTCCTCCGATTTCGCAGGAAGCTTTGACAGCGCAGAGCCAATCCTCCATTGTATATGCAAAGGACAGTAATGGTCAGTGGCAAAGAGTAGCAATACTTCATGGTGCTGATAATAGGCTATGGGTTCCTATAGAGAAAATACCTAAAGACTTGCAAAATGCTTTTGTGGCTATAGAAGATCAAAGGTTTTATAAAAATAATTTGGGAATTGATCCCATAAGAATTATTGGAGCACTCATTGCCGATATTAAAGCAGGGGGTAAGCCTGTTGAAGGCGCAAGTACTATAACGCAACAGCTTGTAAAGAATACTATGCTTTCTAGTGAAAAGACGCTTACCAGAAAAATACAAGAGGCTGTACTTGCGTGGAGATTAGAGCAAAAGTATACAAAGGAGCAAATACTTGAAGCATACCTTAATACAATATATCTTGGAGGACCTAATGTAAATGCTTATGGGGTTCAGGCAGCAGCTTTGGCTTACTTTGGCAAAGATGTAAGCCAGTTAGACTTAGCAGAATGTGCTATGATTGCTGGTATTACGAATAATCCTTCTTTATATTCACCTTATGCCAATTTAGAAGCTGCTACAGAAAGGCAGCACCTTGTTTTAAAAGAAATGCTTAAACAGGGGTATATTACTAAAGAACAGTACGATAAAGCAATAGCAGAGAAATTGGTATTTAAAAAGACGAATTTTACCACATATGACCATAAATATTTTATAGACCAAGTCATAAATGATGTAGCAGATGAATTGTCTAAAAAACTCGATATCTCTCATGACGAAGCAATAAACAAAATATATAATGGTGGACTCAGAATTTATTCGACAATGGATTCGAGAATACAAAATTATATTGAAGAAGCTTTTAAAAACCCAGAACTTTTTCCTATGAATTCAAAGATTAAAGACGAAGTTCAGGGTGCAATGGTTGTAATGGATTGGAGAACAGGAGAAGTTAAGGGACTTGTTGGGGGACGCGATACTTCTAATATAGTTAGAGGATTCAATAGGGCAACTCAAGCTTATAGACAACCGGGCTCTTCAATAAAACCTCTTACGGTTTATGGACCGGCTTTAGAAACTGGGCTCACAGCAGCGACAGTTGTTGATGATGTTCCAACAACTTTTGGCAATTGGACTCCTCATAATTACGAAAGTTCTACTTATAGGGGACTTGTAACGTTGAGAGAAGCTTTGACTCATTCATTAAACATCCCTGCTGTCAAAGTCGTTGATAGGGTAGGTATAGCTACTTCTGCAAACTATGGTAAAAAATTTGGACTTGATATAACCAAGAACGATATGTATTTGCCCGCTCTTGCTCTTGGGGGCCTTTACAAGGGAGTTACGCCTCTTCAAGAAGCTGCTGCTTATGGTGCAATTGCAAATGGAGGAGTTTATACAACACCCATTACTTTTACTAAAGTTACAGATTCTGAGGGGAATTTGATTTTAGAAAATAAACCGTTAAGACATGTAGTTTTAAGCGAGCAAAACGCCTATATATTAACGAGCATGATGCAAGATGTTGTAAAATACGGTACAGGTACTCGTGCGAGACTTCCTAATATGCCTGTTGCTGGTAAAACTGGTACTACTGACAATTACAGTAATGCATGGTTTTCAGGTTTTACTCCTTATTATGTTGCTACTGTGTGGATGGGCTATGATAATAATTCTATTTCATTGTACGATACCAGAACGGGTACTAGGGTAGTAGGTGGCAGTTATCCTGCTCAGTTGTGGAAGACGGTGATGCTTCAAATACACAAAGATTTACCTTATAAAGATTTTGTAAGACCACCGGGAATTATTTCTGTCACAGTATGCAAGGATTCAGGGGAACTTCCTACAGATTTGTGCCATTTGGATCCTAGAGGTGACAGAACCTATACTGAAATTTTTGTACAGGGTACACAGCCTACCACTTATTGCACTGTTCATGTTACAGCAAAAATAAATTCTCAAAATGGGAAACTTGCAACTGCTTTAACGCCTCCTGACCTTGTAAAAGATGCTGTATTTATAGATCCACCTGGAAGAACACCAGAACAAAATGCAGTAGCAGCTGATGGCAAGTATGTAGTACCGACGCAATATGATGATACTACTTCAATATTGCCAGGAAATAATGAACCAAACAATGCTCCTAATACTCCATCGGATGTGGTGCCACCGCCTTCCAACAATGGCACTACTCAACTCCCTCCTGCTGGAGAACCGACTACACCTACAAACAATAATGGCTCTACGCCGCAAAATCCAAATAACGAAGTGCAAAGTCCGACCAATCCGATACCTCCAACAAACGGCAATAAAAACCCGTAA
- a CDS encoding flavodoxin family protein translates to MNILYISGSPRKKSNTDILLKLTMSITGGEFIKLIEYDIKPCLACWACQKDGECPIEDEMTEKLIPMLLKSDAIVIGSPVFFNNISAQLKAFIDRTWCIKGQLRNKIGGAIVVGRKYGEESAITAINAFFLKHDMIPANRGVCGIAYREREILNDTEAIEATKRLGKRILELGEILGIK, encoded by the coding sequence ATGAATATTTTATATATTTCCGGAAGTCCACGGAAAAAGAGCAACACTGACATTCTTTTAAAATTGACCATGTCAATTACGGGAGGAGAATTTATAAAACTTATAGAGTATGATATAAAGCCTTGTCTGGCTTGTTGGGCCTGCCAAAAGGATGGGGAGTGCCCTATAGAAGATGAGATGACAGAAAAACTTATACCAATGCTTTTAAAAAGTGATGCAATTGTAATAGGAAGTCCAGTTTTTTTTAACAACATTTCTGCTCAACTTAAGGCTTTTATAGATAGAACTTGGTGTATAAAAGGACAGTTAAGAAACAAAATTGGCGGTGCTATTGTAGTGGGTAGAAAATATGGGGAAGAAAGTGCTATAACGGCTATAAATGCGTTTTTCCTTAAGCATGATATGATTCCTGCAAATAGAGGCGTTTGTGGTATTGCTTATAGAGAAAGAGAAATTTTAAATGATACGGAAGCAATAGAGGCGACGAAAAGATTGGGAAAGCGTATATTAGAACTTGGAGAAATATTAGGAATTAAATAG
- a CDS encoding NifB/NifX family molybdenum-iron cluster-binding protein yields MIIAFASKNHLGLNSDIGSNIVSSEYFTVAEIENGKLKKVKNLENPFFKEEEINAQKFVDFIKNTNAQKIVISVVDNADIENELLLNDIEVIKNVNGRIADILKEL; encoded by the coding sequence ATGATAATTGCTTTTGCATCAAAAAACCATCTTGGCTTAAATAGCGATATAGGAAGTAATATTGTTTCATCAGAGTATTTTACTGTTGCAGAAATTGAAAATGGAAAATTAAAGAAAGTCAAAAACTTAGAAAATCCCTTTTTTAAAGAAGAGGAAATAAATGCACAAAAATTTGTTGATTTTATCAAAAATACCAATGCACAAAAAATCGTAATTTCAGTTGTAGATAATGCTGACATAGAAAATGAGCTCTTATTAAATGATATAGAAGTTATAAAGAATGTAAATGGAAGGATAGCTGATATATTGAAAGAGCTTTAA
- a CDS encoding 4Fe-4S dicluster domain-containing protein has protein sequence MAKNWYPIIDKDKCIQCYQCVNFCPHDVYTIGDDGYPAVVNPDNCVEFCRGCSKICDNEAITYFGDRR, from the coding sequence GTGGCAAAGAATTGGTATCCTATAATAGATAAAGATAAATGCATTCAGTGCTATCAATGTGTGAACTTTTGTCCACACGACGTTTATACCATTGGTGACGATGGGTATCCGGCTGTTGTAAATCCAGACAACTGCGTGGAATTTTGCCGTGGATGTTCAAAAATTTGTGATAATGAAGCTATAACATATTTTGGAGATAGGAGGTAA
- a CDS encoding arsenic resistance protein has protein sequence MVNLKKLQSHLNNWMLVYTLILIIAGVWVGYGHSATLWVKANQQFLTLLNTIAVFFIIYPMMVNVKLELLLKSMKNWKALLLSLIYNFAWAPIFGYFIATYMIKDPTLSIGFLLVMVVPCSSMSITYTGLAEGDVELSTMIVALSFIAAIFAVPFWMRIFASHTNVPVPTGQLLMSILEVLILPMVLGYLTRTLVVRAFGEEKFKNIQPIFPSISIISMYILIFLIFFSKAGMVVDKIGLILFLLVPNAIFIAVTLIFVTWLNKVLHFSYKEHMAIVFASTGKNNGTAVALATAAFSPMVAIPAATMPIFQIILLILYLKLGPWIKKYYEPVNKRISEE, from the coding sequence ATGGTTAATCTTAAAAAATTGCAAAGCCATCTCAATAATTGGATGCTTGTTTATACCTTGATATTAATTATTGCTGGTGTATGGGTAGGCTATGGGCATAGCGCTACTTTATGGGTAAAAGCAAATCAGCAGTTTTTAACTCTTTTAAATACTATTGCAGTTTTCTTTATCATCTATCCTATGATGGTAAATGTTAAACTTGAATTGCTTTTAAAGTCAATGAAAAATTGGAAGGCATTGTTATTAAGTTTGATATATAACTTTGCTTGGGCGCCGATTTTTGGATATTTTATTGCAACATATATGATTAAAGATCCTACTTTGTCAATTGGATTTTTATTGGTTATGGTGGTTCCTTGTTCAAGTATGAGCATTACTTATACAGGTCTTGCTGAAGGAGATGTTGAATTAAGCACTATGATTGTGGCTTTAAGTTTTATTGCGGCAATTTTTGCAGTTCCATTTTGGATGAGGATTTTTGCTTCTCATACGAATGTTCCTGTACCGACAGGTCAACTACTTATGTCTATATTAGAAGTTCTTATTTTGCCAATGGTGTTAGGTTATTTAACAAGGACTTTGGTAGTGAGAGCTTTTGGAGAAGAGAAATTTAAAAATATACAACCAATTTTTCCATCTATATCTATAATTTCAATGTACATTTTAATTTTCTTGATATTCTTTAGTAAAGCTGGTATGGTTGTTGATAAAATAGGATTAATATTGTTTTTGCTTGTTCCAAATGCTATCTTTATTGCAGTTACACTGATATTTGTTACATGGCTTAATAAAGTATTGCACTTTTCGTATAAAGAACATATGGCAATTGTATTTGCTAGTACAGGGAAAAATAATGGGACTGCTGTTGCACTAGCTACTGCCGCTTTTTCTCCTATGGTTGCTATACCAGCAGCTACTATGCCTATCTTTCAGATTATTTTACTGATTTTATATCTTAAATTAGGGCCTTGGATAAAGAAGTATTATGAACCCGTAAATAAAAGAATCTCAGAAGAATAA
- a CDS encoding TDT family transporter, protein MEHRICFNCIIRHFSPAWYASVMGTGGFANVLYLLSAKMPFLKPVAVALFFLNIFLFLIFIIPWVGRWFLHFDKLIEDLKHPVMSNFFVTMPVGGLILGTNFFMIGKEYFSMAFIVTLGTILWIYGVALALIFGVFVTYNMMITEGIGPELTNYSWYITPVASIVVPLLGNLLVKAYAAKNMELAKLINITDIVFYGIGLMLFVILSSIILNRFINHAMPHAMATPTFWIILGPIGVGTVSLMGIADASKEIGLILVADSLKMLSLILWGFGLWAFVLTVIITIKYLMEGGIPFSLSWWAFIFPLSAYTLSAFSVFMYTKIQLIYWYTVLLAILLAILWISTFIKSLIGTLNGTLLVPPESNKR, encoded by the coding sequence ATGGAACACAGAATATGCTTTAACTGCATTATAAGACACTTTTCACCGGCATGGTATGCATCCGTTATGGGTACTGGTGGATTTGCTAATGTTCTTTATTTGTTAAGTGCAAAAATGCCTTTTTTAAAACCAGTAGCTGTAGCACTTTTCTTTTTAAATATATTTTTGTTTTTAATATTTATAATTCCGTGGGTAGGAAGATGGTTTTTACATTTTGATAAATTAATAGAGGATTTAAAGCATCCTGTTATGTCTAACTTTTTTGTTACTATGCCTGTAGGAGGTTTAATTCTTGGAACAAACTTTTTTATGATAGGTAAGGAATATTTTAGCATGGCATTTATTGTGACTTTGGGCACAATTTTGTGGATATATGGTGTAGCTCTTGCCTTAATTTTTGGAGTTTTTGTAACATACAATATGATGATAACAGAGGGTATAGGTCCTGAGCTTACAAATTACTCATGGTATATAACTCCTGTTGCAAGTATTGTAGTGCCTTTATTAGGGAATCTTTTAGTTAAGGCTTATGCTGCTAAAAATATGGAATTGGCAAAATTAATAAATATTACAGATATAGTTTTTTATGGAATTGGATTAATGCTCTTTGTTATACTTAGTAGTATTATTTTGAATAGATTTATAAATCATGCAATGCCGCATGCCATGGCAACGCCAACTTTCTGGATTATACTTGGTCCTATTGGTGTAGGAACTGTAAGTTTGATGGGTATTGCTGACGCTTCGAAGGAAATAGGGTTAATTTTGGTGGCAGATTCTTTAAAGATGCTTTCACTAATTTTATGGGGTTTTGGACTTTGGGCATTTGTGCTTACTGTTATAATAACAATTAAATATCTTATGGAAGGTGGAATACCTTTTTCACTTTCGTGGTGGGCATTTATATTTCCACTGTCAGCATATACTTTGTCAGCTTTTAGTGTATTTATGTATACAAAAATACAGCTTATATATTGGTATACAGTATTATTAGCAATTTTACTTGCTATATTGTGGATAAGCACTTTTATAAAGTCTTTGATTGGAACGCTTAATGGTACACTATTGGTTCCACCAGAAAGTAATAAAAGATAG
- a CDS encoding damage-control phosphatase ARMT1 family protein translates to MKLDPQCIPCVLNHAYKMADRYLKSDEEKVTYLKDVMESIINTPSSKASPYITGISYKLLKSYLGLDENYDFYSEERKYFNEKLLNLGDELEQLIKNSSDRLLTAVKIAAAGNIIDFGVFDNVEKNVMEKAIIPTLKKEFPMEVYNKFKKDLEKSKYLLYVGDNAGEIVLDMLLIKEIKNYNPKLQIIFVTRGGYILNDVTKEDAYMVGIDKFACVIDNGTNIPGTDLEEVSEEFMKWFEKADIIISKGQGNFETLGDVHGHNIYFIFLCKCDLIMKKTNLKSLDIAFLNVE, encoded by the coding sequence ATGAAATTAGATCCACAATGTATTCCTTGTGTATTAAACCACGCTTACAAAATGGCTGATAGATACCTTAAAAGTGATGAGGAAAAGGTGACCTATTTGAAAGATGTGATGGAAAGTATAATAAATACACCATCTTCTAAAGCTTCTCCTTATATAACAGGCATTTCGTATAAGCTTCTAAAAAGTTATCTTGGCTTGGATGAAAATTACGACTTTTATTCGGAGGAGAGAAAATATTTTAATGAAAAATTGTTAAATCTGGGAGATGAGTTAGAGCAACTTATAAAAAACTCATCGGACAGGCTTTTGACTGCTGTAAAAATTGCTGCAGCGGGGAATATCATAGATTTTGGAGTTTTTGATAATGTCGAAAAAAATGTAATGGAGAAAGCAATTATACCTACTCTGAAAAAAGAGTTTCCTATGGAAGTCTACAATAAATTTAAAAAAGACCTTGAAAAGAGTAAATATCTTCTTTATGTAGGTGATAATGCAGGAGAAATTGTTTTGGATATGCTTTTAATAAAGGAGATAAAGAATTATAATCCTAAATTGCAAATAATTTTTGTCACAAGAGGAGGATATATACTAAATGATGTAACAAAAGAAGATGCCTATATGGTAGGGATAGATAAATTTGCCTGTGTTATTGACAATGGTACAAATATACCTGGCACAGATTTAGAAGAAGTCTCAGAAGAGTTTATGAAGTGGTTTGAAAAAGCAGATATCATCATATCAAAAGGGCAAGGGAATTTTGAGACTTTAGGAGATGTTCATGGACATAATATTTATTTTATTTTTTTGTGCAAATGTGATCTTATTATGAAAAAGACTAATCTCAAAAGCCTTGATATCGCTTTTTTAAATGTAGAGTAA